The Pyrus communis chromosome 12, drPyrComm1.1, whole genome shotgun sequence genomic sequence CTTTCCAACTCGAGCTTACGCGCGTTGATGATGGCAGATAGGTATTTATCGATGCGATGGAGGCTATGGTTCAAGCTGACTTCCATTCCGAGCCCAAGCCACTTTTTGAACTTCCAAATGATTTCCGGCAAGATAAAGCGTTGCAACGTGGCTTCCGTGGCTCCGTCGAAAGCATTTGCGAATTCATTTTCGGGAAGGCCCGGAGCTAGCGTCTGTGGGTCTTTCCCGAAGGCCAACCCGCATATGTTATCGAAAGTGAGCCGGAGCAAGAGATCTTGAAGATCTACAGGCTTAGCTTCGTTCTGAGCCGTCTCAAGAACCGGGCAAAACCTAAGCTCGATGGCTCGGCTCACCCAACGGGCCATGGCTTGGCGGAGCGTTCGGGTGGTGAATTCCAGTGCCGCCGTCTTGCGCTGGAACAGCCACGTGTCACCATCACTGTTGAAGATCCCATCACCAAGCAGGTCATGGAACACAGCTTGCCAGGTAGGACCCTTGGGGTAATTATCAAACCGAAGCTTCAGAATGTGCTCCAAGTTCTTGGGGTCGCATGTGACAGTCACAAGCCCTTGCTTGCGTGCCAGGAAGGGAATGGCACAGGTGCACGTCTGGTACGTGCCACCGCACGCGCGGAGATTATCGGCGATCCAGTCGTGCATCCGGTTCACGTTCTGGATGAGACCCGGGAGGCTGCCGACTACCGGCCAGACACGTGGACCGTACATTGACCGTGAGATCATCTTGAACCAAAATAAATACGCCGCTATGGCTGATAAGATCATTAAAGCCATTGATGCCTCCATCTAATAACTGATTAGCAAGCCCCCGCTTGAAAATATTTAAACCACTTCACTTCCCAGTAATACGAAAGTTAACCCCTGACCCAAGTAATTAAACTGATCCAAGAAAAAATGGACGGACAAGCAAGAACATGAAAAATTAAGTAACAAAATGAAAAACCCGAATCGAAACTGAAAGGCGAAAGAAATCCCAGATAAATTGTGAAGAAAAATGAATATCTGGCAGGCTAGGGTTTGGAATGTGAGATCTGGATTAGGGTTCTGCGACAATGTGCatgatgaaggagaagaagaagaagaagaagatggagagtGAGGCAATGaataaaaggaaaggaaaagaaaaaatgtcACTTATAACACGACAGAGGAGGGGAGAAGAGGGGCCGGAGAATAATTAGGGAGGCTGAAAAAGCGGTtcgtttctctttttctttcttttcagtcCATTAATTTCCTTTCGCTTTCTCTCAATTTCTGTCATATCAttcatatacatatgtatacatacatacacacttacacacacacatatacaagAGAAATCATCTAGAAACTgtcaaaatttataattaatacTAGCGGAGGTAGTTGGCCACCCTTCCTATgtaaaaattttataaattaattataaacgTGTATGGATATAATATCCCATATATTTCAATAGTAATGGAGATGAACAAAAACCTATATTATCACCTTTCTGTCAATCTCTCTGTCTAGAAACGATGGAGCTTTAGAggaaaatcccatgaatttctcACCTAACTTGGAGGAAAGTGCACCTTCATCTTAAATTTTCGCATTCAATGAAGCAGTGTGGGAGTTATTGAGATTAGTTGAGCAAGCCGTATACATGTGTACTATTGTGTGCATTTGTATGCATGGGAGACATGGAATGGTGAATGAATAACGACTCTATGTACTTATGTAGCTTCCATATATATAGCTTATCCCTGATGAAATTTACGTGGTTTTGGGTCGAGATTTCGTAAGAAACACTTTTAGGCATTTGAGTTACAAGAATCTTATCGATCTAGAAAATTACAGTTACTGAAGTGTACTAGATTCACAGTTTAGTAATTATAATGAGAAATAAATAAGTAGAGAATTTAGAGTTACAAGAGTATGTTTATAAAAGTATAAAACTACATAGTTTTTCAATATAAATACAATATTATCATGGAAAATAAATGA encodes the following:
- the LOC137711008 gene encoding cytochrome P450 86A22-like — encoded protein: MEASMALMILSAIAAYLFWFKMISRSMYGPRVWPVVGSLPGLIQNVNRMHDWIADNLRACGGTYQTCTCAIPFLARKQGLVTVTCDPKNLEHILKLRFDNYPKGPTWQAVFHDLLGDGIFNSDGDTWLFQRKTAALEFTTRTLRQAMARWVSRAIELRFCPVLETAQNEAKPVDLQDLLLRLTFDNICGLAFGKDPQTLAPGLPENEFANAFDGATEATLQRFILPEIIWKFKKWLGLGMEVSLNHSLHRIDKYLSAIINARKLELESQQQGLCNGTPHDDLLSRFMKKNSYSDKFLQQVALNFILAGRDTSSVALSWFFWLVIQNPQVEEKILSEICTVLMETRGSDTSKWVKEPLFFEEVDRLTYLKAALSETLRLYPSVPQDSKQTINDDILPSGTFVPAGSSITYSIYAISRMKFIWGEDCLEFKPERWLSSDGKKMEAQDSYKFVSFNAGPRICLGKDLAYLQMKSIAAAVLLRHRLAVVPGHRVEQKMSLTLFMKYGLRVNVHPRDLTPILAKIGKGGQCGKEDVDIVV